The following nucleotide sequence is from Candidatus Alcyoniella australis.
TTCAAAGAGTTCCTGACAGCCGTGCGGCCGGACCTGGTAATCGTTTACTCCGGTTTTAACGACTTCTGCCAGGCTCAGTCAGCGCCCATGACCCAGCGCGAGTGGTTCGAATTGAGCCGTCGCGCCCAAAACGGCCAAGCCGGCGGCTGGATCGTCAGCCTGCAACGCCTGCTCTCGCATTCGCATCTGTATAACCTCGCAGTCCGCGCCGCGATGGTCGGCCGAGCCAAATTAGGCGATGCCAGGGCCAACTCGCCGGTGGAGTTTAAGCACAATTTGATCGAACTGTGCCAGGAGATCCACAGCCGGGGCGGCAGAGCCCTTTTCGTAGCCGAGGCATCACCGACCGTTCCGCCCGAGTATGGCGAACAGATGGTATCAGCGGCCGCTGAGTGCGACGCGCTGTTCCTGGACATTCAGCCGCGACTTTTGCAGGGGCATCAATGGGGCGAGCTGTTTTCCGACGATGTGCACACCACGCCTTTTGGCGCGCAGATCATCGCCCAAGTCATGGCCGACTTTATCGATGAGCAAAATCTCATTACCCAATGATATAGAAAACCCGGAATCATTTTTGATTCCGGGTAATTAACTTGGTAGCGGGGACAGGATTTGAACCTGCGACCTTCGGGTTATGAGCCCGACGAGCTACCAGACTGCTCCACCCCGCGTCAGGGAGCGATAACTTAGCCGCTTGCCTGGCCTTTGTCAACAGCAATCGCGGTGCCCCGCAGGCCCTGCGCTTGCGGCCTTACGCGCGCCGGCCGTAGAATGGCTAAAATCTCCAGGAGGCGCTGATGCCCACTGTCGGCATAGTTACCAGCCCGTTATTTACCGAGCACGACACCGGCTCGATGCATCCGGAAAGCCCCCAGCGTCTGGTCGTAATTCAGCGCATGCTGGAAAGTTCCGGCCTGATCCACCGTCTCAAGCAGCTGCCGTTGCGCGACGCTAAACGCGACGAGCTACTGGCGATCCACGACTTCTCCCACATCCGGCGCGTCGAATCGACCGCGGGCGTACGCTCCTCGGCCCTGGACATGGACACGCCGCTGAGCGCGCGCAGTTACGACGCGGCGCTGCAGGCCGCGGGAAGCTGCTGCGAGGCGGTTAAATTGATCCACGAGGGCGTGGTCGACAGCGCCTTTGCCCTGGTGCGGCCGCCGGGACATCACGCCGAATCCGACCGCGGCATGGGATTCTGCCTGTTCAACAACGTGGCCGTAGCCGCCAGGTACGCACTGGACCGACTGGGGCTGCAACGCGTGGCGATCGTCGATTGGGACTTGCATCACGGCAACGGCACACAACACTCGTTTGAACAAAGCGACGAGGTGCTCTACGTCTCGACCCACCGCTCGCCGTTCTACCCGGGCTCCGGCGACTTCTTCGAGGTCGGCAGCGGAGTCGGCGAGGGCTTCTCCCTCAACCTGCCGATGGGCATCGGCCACGGCGACGGCGATTACGTCACACTGTTCGATCAGGTGATCTGCCCGGTGCTGCGCGAGTATCAGCCGCAGCTGCTGCTGGTCTCCGCCGGATTCGACACGCACATCAACGATCCGCTCGGCGGCGAGAACTGCACGCCGCTGGGCTATCAGCAAATGACGTTACGGCTGCTCGAGGTCGCGGACGAATGCTGCGGCGGCAAGATGCTGGTCACGCTCGAGGGCGGCTACGATCTCCAGGGCCAGGCCGACAGCATCCAGGCCGTGCTCGAGACGATGTTGGCGCAGCCCGCAGAACGCGGGCGTGTGGAGCTCGAGCCGGAGAAGCCGCGGATCATCGGCCAGCTGGTGGCCCAGGCGCTGATGGTCAACGGCAAGTACTGGGAGACGCTGGCCCAGTGAGCCTGGACCTCGCCGGATATCTCGAACTCCAGCGCGACCGGGTCGACGCATTTCTCAAAGAATATCTTCGGACGCTCGAGGCCCCCTCGCAACTGGTCGAGGGCATGCGCTACGCGCTGCTCGGGCCGGGCAAGCGCATTCGTCCGATCCTCGCATCGGCCGCTGCGCGTTGCGTGGGCGAGAAGCAGGACCAGGTACTCCCCGCGGCCTGCGCCCTGGAGATGATCCACGCCTACTCGCTGGTGCATGACGATCTGCCCGCCATGGACGACGACGAGCTGCGGCGCGGCCGACCCTCGACCCACGTGGCGTTCGGCGAGGCCCAGGCCGTGCTGATCGGCGACGCGCTGCTCAGCGAGGCGTTTGTCCTGCTCGGAGACCTGAGCCGCCATCCGGGGATCTACGCCCACGAGCTGCTCGAGGTCAGCGGACGCGTGGCGCGCGCCGCCGGCGCCTGGGGCATGGTCGGCGGGCAATGGCTCGACATCGTCAGTCAGGGAGCTGCGCCCGACATTGCAGACGTCGAGCGCATCCATCTGGGAAAGACCGCGCGGCTGATCCAGGTCGCGTGTTATCTGGGCGCGCGCCTGGGCGGAGGGGCCGAGGCCGAGGTCCAGAGCCTAAGCAATTACGGGCTCAAGCTCGGCCTGTTGTTCCAGCTTCAGGACGACGTACTGGCCGAGGTCGGCAGCGAACAACAGACCGGCAAACGCCAAGGCCGCGACCGCGAGCTGCACAAGGCCACGGCCGTGGCGGCATTAGGTCTCGACTCGGTTCGTCTGCGCGCCAAGCAGCTGGCCCACGAGGCGCTGGGCTGCCTCTCGAACCTCGACGAACAGCGCTACGATCCGTTGCTCAAGCTGGTGCGTTACGTGCTCGACCGAGCGGATTAATGACCGAC
It contains:
- a CDS encoding histone deacetylase translates to MPTVGIVTSPLFTEHDTGSMHPESPQRLVVIQRMLESSGLIHRLKQLPLRDAKRDELLAIHDFSHIRRVESTAGVRSSALDMDTPLSARSYDAALQAAGSCCEAVKLIHEGVVDSAFALVRPPGHHAESDRGMGFCLFNNVAVAARYALDRLGLQRVAIVDWDLHHGNGTQHSFEQSDEVLYVSTHRSPFYPGSGDFFEVGSGVGEGFSLNLPMGIGHGDGDYVTLFDQVICPVLREYQPQLLLVSAGFDTHINDPLGGENCTPLGYQQMTLRLLEVADECCGGKMLVTLEGGYDLQGQADSIQAVLETMLAQPAERGRVELEPEKPRIIGQLVAQALMVNGKYWETLAQ
- a CDS encoding polyprenyl synthetase family protein, with the protein product MSLDLAGYLELQRDRVDAFLKEYLRTLEAPSQLVEGMRYALLGPGKRIRPILASAAARCVGEKQDQVLPAACALEMIHAYSLVHDDLPAMDDDELRRGRPSTHVAFGEAQAVLIGDALLSEAFVLLGDLSRHPGIYAHELLEVSGRVARAAGAWGMVGGQWLDIVSQGAAPDIADVERIHLGKTARLIQVACYLGARLGGGAEAEVQSLSNYGLKLGLLFQLQDDVLAEVGSEQQTGKRQGRDRELHKATAVAALGLDSVRLRAKQLAHEALGCLSNLDEQRYDPLLKLVRYVLDRAD